The region GGCAGGGATAAGTGTTTTACTTTTGGTGTGCCCAATGCAGCACGATTCCTTTTCTTAGCCTGTTCTAAGGAAGACAAAATATCTTCTTTACAGAAATAATTTTCTTCTTTCTGAGTGGTAGAAGAGCTTGCAGTAAGAGCACCCTCAAGCTCATCATTGCTGCTTTTCTCCACTGCAACTTTATGCGCAAATGACACACCAGCGTCTGCGACCAATGCAAGTATATCCCTAGGCATGAACCCAGACGTTTGCACTGATATATCTTTTACGAACTTGTCATCGATACTCTGAAAATGAAACCATATAAGCACGAAACTTTAATAAAAGCATAAAACTCCATTTATGGTtcataacaacaacaaaaaaacaccTCATCGGCAACTGCTGAGACACCATGGAGTGTTTCAGATATCAAGTTCTTCCTCTGGTCTTCATTTATAGTCTTCATGTTGACCTCATGGCGGAAACATCGCCTAATTGATTGCTGCATTCCTTCAGCACTGTCTGCAGTTGCCACTAGTATAACTTGAACGGAGCTTACACATTCAGGTTCCACAAGGTACTGAAAACAAAGAGGTTCAATAATAAAGTACTTGATAGTTGATACAAAGATGATTTTATATCCTAAGGGCTTGTTAAAACCTAAAAGCTTGGGGAACAAAGACCTACTGAATTTCCAATCACATCCCTTGCTGGCAGCGAGTCTTTCACAACCCAACGCTGTCCAGTGTACTGCTTAATGACAGACTCAACATTTGCTGCAATGCCAGATTGCTCAGATTGTGGGCCTTCATTGGAGGATGTATTCCCAATTGCGTCAAAGTGGCGAAGAAGTATTATAGAAGGAGAATACCTTCAAAAAATAATATTCAACAAAGAAGGAAACAAAGTAAATACCATCGCCTGGAAAAAGTAAaacaaactaaataaaacagtttACGAACTAAGACAGGAATTAATTTCTGTAGAGATAACAAAGGACAAAAAGATGAGTACTTCTGAGCTTCTTTGAAGGCAGCCACAAGTGCAGCAGATGCCCCGCTTTCTGATGATGTCATCAGATCATGACAGCAACACTCAACCACATGCATACCAAGATGGTTCGCAACATGCCTGACTACCGTTCTTTTTCCACATCCTGCAACCCCAGCATTTGATTTGAACAAAAGTTCAGTTCAAAGTCAAGTAACAAATGTGAAAAGGAATGAGACTACAATTAAAGTGCAGTAACCTGATGGGCCGTACAAGAAAGTGGAAAACTTGATCCTTGGTAAAATGTTTGAAGGGCACAATGCTGGTGCGATGATGGATGCTAATTGCTCCACCACTTCGCCATGCAAAGGGACTGAATCATCATTGGCAGAAAAGAAGCTGCAGGGAGGGACTGGAGCAGAAGCACTCCCCCCAAGGACAAGGGCTGTTTGATCACGGTTAACACGAAGAATCGGCTCATTTGATGGTTCCATGCCGGTTACCTGGTGAGTAATTACAATATTAACACCCAATACTTATGGATAAAAAATGAGGGCAAAACTAAGCTAAGAGGATAGATAACATTTATTATGTATCTTAGTTTCTTCATTCAAACATGTCTGAATGAAGGAAAGTGGGTAATTTACCTTAAAGTATATCATGCTAGGAGGATGCAGTCTATCATTCTCCTTATTGCACGCTAGGCAAGAGATCATGCCACAATTCCAGTCATTATGTATGCAAAACACATCCCCGCTTGCTAGGAACCTATCAAACTTGAAGTGTTCATTTAAAGCTTGATCTATCATATCTTGGTAGTCACTTCCTCCAATGGCTGAATTTATCTTTAGGGAAGCAAGCACACCACAATCAGGAATCCTCACAATAGAAACCCGTAAGTGCAAAGCATGTTTAGGCACTTGTGGGCATGGGAGAAGTTCTAAGTGAAGAGAAATACCAATCCCACTGACAGCAGAACCATCCTCATAAACTTTAGAGCAGAACTTGAAAGGCTCCTCCCCTTTCTGGATAAGAAGCTTGAGACAGGAAATATGCACTCCCAGGTTGAACGCCAAAAGTGGGCTAACATAAGCAACATCTTCATCCAAGGGT is a window of Triticum dicoccoides isolate Atlit2015 ecotype Zavitan chromosome 2B, WEW_v2.0, whole genome shotgun sequence DNA encoding:
- the LOC119365647 gene encoding peroxisome biogenesis protein 6-like yields the protein MVERRPRRKPLVLASTQALLDSLPGERRGPAPPPPEPVRLRAGVLRFPARPSGPGCGGEFGDLASFVALPASALRRLAVVTGTTVLVKNTDNNVGRIVKAVVLDRPSLDESKREHPDSEPVASTSSSDHVMGFLPTRSFPADRFAPLDEDVAYVSPLLAFNLGVHISCLKLLIQKGEEPFKFCSKVYEDGSAVSGIGISLHLELLPCPQVPKHALHLRVSIVRIPDCGVLASLKINSAIGGSDYQDMIDQALNEHFKFDRFLASGDVFCIHNDWNCGMISCLACNKENDRLHPPSMIYFKVTGMEPSNEPILRVNRDQTALVLGGSASAPVPPCSFFSANDDSVPLHGEVVEQLASIIAPALCPSNILPRIKFSTFLYGPSGCGKRTVVRHVANHLGMHVVECCCHDLMTSSESGASAALVAAFKEAQKYSPSIILLRHFDAIGNTSSNEGPQSEQSGIAANVESVIKQYTGQRWVVKDSLPARDVIGNSYLVEPECVSSVQVILVATADSAEGMQQSIRRCFRHEVNMKTINEDQRKNLISETLHGVSAVADESIDDKFVKDISVQTSGFMPRDILALVADAGVSFAHKVAVEKSSNDELEGALTASSSTTQKEENYFCKEDILSSLEQAKKRNRAALGTPKVPDVKWEDVGGLEEVKKVILDTIQLPLLYKHLFSSKLPKRSGVLLYGPPGTGKTLLAKAVATECSLNFLSVKGPELINMYVGESEKNVRDIFEKARSARPCVIFFDELDSLAPARGSSADSGGVMDRVVSQLLVEIDGLSDNSQDLFIIGATNRPDLLDSALLRPGRFDKLLYIGVNIEASYRERILKAQTRKYKLHENVSLLSIAQHCPPNFTGADIYALCADAWFHAAKRSVKTLEADPLRNNEAGAEEVIVETEDFMTVLGDISPSLSMEELQNYEQLRQKIEGPSR